CGTCGTACAGGCCCATGCGGTGGTTGACGACGCCGCCGCAGGACGAGGCGAGCTTCTCCAGAACACGCATTCCGGGCGTGGTCTTGCGGGTGTCCAGAATGCGGCATTGCGTGCCTTCGATGGCGCTGGTGAACCGCCGGGCCATGGTGGCGACGCCGCTCAGCCGCTGCAGCAGATTGAGCGCTGTTCGCTCGCAGGTGAGCAGGCGCCGGGCCGATCCTGCGGCGCGCGCGAGGCACGCGCCGCGCTCCACCGTCGCGCCGCTGGGCGCGAGCACTTCCACCGTGACATCGCCGCCGGCCAGATCGTAAACGGTCTGGATCAGCTCGATGCCGGCGACCGTGAGCGGCTCGCGCGCGTAGAAAGCGCCGGAAGCGCGGCGGCTGGCGGGCACGGTGAGCTCGGTGGTGACGTCGCCCGTGCCGATGTCTTCCGCCAGCGCGCGGCGGATCAGGTCGAGCGCGTCGGGATGCCGCCAGTTCATCGGATCAGGCTCCCAGCTCCGCGAGCACGGCCTGCTGTTCGGCGAGCTCTTTTTCGTAGGCGGCGAGCTTCTCGCGGATGCCGTCGACGACGTGCGCCGGGGCTTTCGCGACGAAGCTCTCGCTGCCCAGCTGTCTGCGGCTGGAGGCGATCACTTTTTCCAGTTCCGCCATGCGTTTCTCGACGCGCTGGCGGATGGAGTCGATCTGGGCGCCGGAGAGTTTCAGGCCGACGGCGAACTCGGCGGCGGCGCGGCGCACGCCCGCAGGGCGCGCGGCGGGGTTGAGTTCGAACGCGCCCCCGGCGAGAGCGTTGACAAGATCAAGCGCAGCGGAAGCCACTGCCTCTGCTTCCGGAGAAAGTGTTTCAATCCAGCCTTCGACGCGCGCGCCGGGGTCGACCTTGTTGTCGGCGCGGAGGGCGCGGGCGGCGGTGATCACCGATTGGAGCAGTGCGAACTGCCGCGCGGCGTCCTCATCGGCGGCATCGCCCGCGTGCGGATAGGGCGCGATGCAGATGGACTCGGGCGTCTGCGCGCCCTTCCGGACAAGGCGCTGCCACAGTTCTTCGCTGATGAAAGGCATCAGCGGGTGCAGCAGGCGCAGGGCGAGCTCGAAGGTTTCGGCCATCGTTTCCACGTGCGCGCGCGGCTCGACGCCCTGCTGCACGCGGAGCTTCTTGATCTCCACGTACCAGTCGCAGAAATCATCCCAGAGGAACGTCCAGACGATGTCGGCGGCTTCGTGATAGCGGTAGTGAAGCTGCGCCTGTTCCATGCGCGCGGCGGCTTCGTCGAGCTTGTGGCGGATCCAGCGGTCTTCCAGCGGAACGGCGCCGGCGATGGCGCGGGGACGGCTGACGTGCAGAGGCGGAGCGTCCAGGGCGAGCTGCTCGAGGCCGACCTTTTCCATCTGCATGAAGAGGAAGCGCGCGGCGTTCCAGATCTTGTTGGCGAAGGCGCGGCTGGAGGCCATGCGCTCTTCGCTGAGGGCGATGTCCATGCCGGGCGCGGCGCCGCGCAGCAGCGCGAAGCGCACGGCGTCCGTGCCGTACTGCTCGATGACCTCGAGAGGATCGATGGTGTTGCCCCTGGTCTTCGACATCTTCTGCCTGTGTGCGTCGCGCACGAGCCCGTGGATGTAGACGGTGCGGAAGGGGATGTCGCCCGTGCACTCGATGCCGAGCATGATCATGCGGGCGACCCAGAAAAAGAGGATGTCGAAGCCGGTGATGAGGAGCGTGGTGGGGTAGTACGTTTTCAGGTCTTCGGTTTGATCGGGCCAGCCGAGCGTGGAGAAGGGCCAGAGTCCGCTGGAGAACCACGTATCGAGCACGTCCGGGTCCTGCGTGATGTCCGCTGAGCCGCAGTGCGCGCAGGCTGCAGGATCTTCCCGGGAGACGGTGGTCTGGCCGCAGGCGGCGCAGTGCCAGGCAGGGATGCGGTGGCCCCACCAGAGCTGGCGGGAGACGCACCAGTCGCGGATGTTGTACATCCACTCGAAGTAGGTTTTTGCGTAATTTTCCGGAACGATGCGGATGCGGCCGTCCTCGACGGCGCGGATGGCCGGCTCGGCGAGCGGCTTCATGCGGCAGAACCACTGCGTGGAGACGAGCGGCTCGACGATGGTCTTGCAGCGCTGGCAGCGGCCGGCGCTGAGCGTGTAGGCCTCGGTCTTTTCCAGCAGTCCCTGGGCTTCGAGATCGGCGAGGACGCGCTTGCGGGCCTCGAAGCGGTCGAGTTCGGCATACGGGCCGGCGGCTTCGGTCATGCGGGCGTCGAGGCCGATGACGACGACGTGAGGGAGGTTGTGGCGGCGGCCCGCTTCAAAATCGTTGGGGTCGTGGGCGGGCGTGACCTTGACGACGCCGGTGCCGAATTTCGGATCGGCCAGCGGATCCGTGATGACGGGGATTTCGCGGTTCATCAGCGGCAGCACGACGGTCCGGCCGTGGAGGTCGCGATAGCGTTCATCGTCCGGGTTCACGCAGACGGCAGTATCGCCGAGCATCGTCTCCGGACGCGTTGTCGCAACGGTGACGAAACGGCCCGGCATGTCCTTGACGGGGTACCGGATATGCCAGAGGTTGCCAGCCGTCTCTTCGTGGACGACTTCAAGATCGCTGAGGGCCGTGTGGCAGCGGGGACACCAGTTGACCATGTACTCGCCGCGGTAGATGAGGCCCTTTTCGTAAAGGCGGACAAAGGTCTCGCGGACGGCGCGGGAAAGGCCGGGGTCGAGGGTGAAGCGGTTCCGCGTCCAGTCGCAGGAGGCGCCGATGCGCTTCATCTGGCGGATGATGGTGCCGCCGTACTGCTCTTTCCACTGCCAGACCCGGCGGACGAACTCGTCGCGGCCGAGGTCGTGGCGGGTGACTTTCTCGTTCTCCCAGAGGGCGCGCTCGACGACCATCTGGGTGGCGATGCCGGCGTGGTCCTGTCCGGGGAGCCACAGGGTCTGGTCGCCGCGCATGCGATGCCAGCGGATGGTGGCGTCGATCTCGGTGTGCTCGAGCATGTGGCCGATGTGCAGGCTGCCGGTGACGTTGGGAGGGGGGATGACGAGGGAAAACACTTCCTTGCCATCCTGTTTTGTCTGCGGGGGCGTGAAGTAGCCGCCGGCGATCCACGCCTCGGCCCAGCGCGGCTCAAACCGCTGCGGTTCGTAGACTTTCTCCAATGTCATGGGGGATGAACTTTCAGTCTAACAGGGGGCCGTTCCCGTACACTATGGGCATGCGGCTGGAAGCGATGCAGGCGGCTCTGCGCGGGCAGGGACTTGACGGCTGGCTGTTTTTCGACCACCACCGGCGGGACGGGCTGGCGTACCGGATTCTGGGGTTCGAGCCGCCGCGGACGCCGACGCGGCGCTGGTATTACTACGTGCCGGCGGCAGGCGAACCGGTGAAGCTGGCGCACCGGATCGAGGCCGGGATGCTGGACGCGCTGCCGGGCGGGAAACGGCTGTACGCGGGCTGGCAGGAGCAGGAGCAGAGGCTGAAGGAGATCCTCGCCGGGGCGCGCAGCGTGGCGATGCAGTATTCGCCGAAGTGCGCGGTTCCTTATGTGGCGATGGTGGATGCGGGCACGGTGGAGCTGGTGCGTTCACTGGGCGTGGAGGTCGTCTCGTCGGCGGCGCTGGTGCAGGAGTTCGAGGCGTTGTGGACGCCGGAGCAGTATGCGAGCCACAGGCGGGCGCAGGCGAAGGTGGACGCGATCCGCGCGGCGGCGTTCCGGCTGGCGGAAGAGCGGCTGGCGTCGGGCGCGCGGGTGACCGAGTTCGAAATCAAACAATTCATTCTGAATGCGTTTGAAACAGAAGGGCTGTTGACCGATCACGGGCCGATCGTGGCGGTGAACGCGCACGCCTCCGATCCCCACTACGAGCCGCAGGCGTCCGGCTCGGCCGAGATCCGGCGGGGCGATCTGCTGCTGATCGACCTGTGGGCGAAGCTGCGCGAACCCGCCGCGGTGTATTACGACATCACGTGGACGGCGTTCTGCGGCGCGGCGCCGCCGGAGCGGATGCTGGAGGTGTTCGCGGCGGTGGCAGGCGCGCGCGACGCCGCGGTGGACAGAGTCATGCGGGCGGCGGAGTCCGGCGAGCCGCTGTGCGGGTATCAGGTGGACGATGCGGCGCGCGGGTATCTGCGCGAGCGGGGTCTGGCGGAATTCTTCATCCACCGGACCGGGCACTCGATCGGGGAGGACGTCCACGGGACGGGCGCGAACATGGACAACTTCGAAACGCACGACGAACGCCCGGTCGTTCCGGGGCTGTGCTTCTCGGTGGAGCCGGGCGTCTATCTGCCGGAGTTCGGCATCCGGAGCGAGGTGAACGTGTACCGGTCTGAAGCGGGCGCCGAGGTGACGGGCGAGATTCAGCGGGAGTTGCTGCGGCTGGCGGTGTGAGCGGGCGTCAGCGGGAGAAGGTGCGCGAAAGGCTGACCTGCCAGAAGCGGTTGTCGGGGATGCGCCGTTGAAGGCCCCACTGCTGGCGCCAGCCCGCTTCCAGCTGCGTGTCCTTCCAGGCGATGACGACGGCGGTCTGATAGCGCACGACCCGGTGGCCGTGCGTGTCGTAGAAATTCCAGGAATAAGTGTGGGCCGGACCGTGGCGGAAGGTGATGCGCACGGGATCGGTATTCACGAGCGGGTGATCGATCCAGGCCTGCGAATAGACGAGCGAGCCCTTTGGCAGACGGCTCGCGAGCAGCGTCCAGGAATCGCTGGTGACCGTGAGAGGGAAGCGCCATGCGCGGGCTGTGTAGATGAGATTGCCGGGGATGAGCCAGTCTGTGGTGCCTGTGAGGACGGAGGGGAAATTCCAATACTGGAGGCCTGAACCGAGGGCGAGGCTCTGCGAACCTTTGCGCCAGACGGGGGCGCGGTAAGCGAGGCCGGCGACGGTATTGTTTTCGCCGGACGGTCCGTCGGTGGTGTTCCAGCCGTGCAGGTAGAGCAGGTCTCCGGGGCGGAAGAGGTTGGCGAGGCCGGTGGTGACGCGGTTCTGCCAGGCGGGTCCGTCGCCGAAGACCCCGCCGAGGGTGAGCTGGAAGGTGTCGGCGAAACCGGTCTGAAGCGTCGTGACCCAGCGGACCGGCGGGCGGTTGGAGGCAATGGTCCGTTCGGAGACCTGCTGGGCGGCGGCGCAGGGCGCAAGGAGGAGCAGGAGGAACAGAACGGGGCGGTTCAAACCATCAAAATAACACAAAAAGGCCTGAAACACAGGCATTTCAGGACCGAGTCCGGCGGAGCTTGCCGGACCCCGCAAAGTGGCTGCATCCGGACGCCCGTTGCGGGGTTCTCCTGACCGCCCGGCCTGCGCGCCTTGCGCAGCATTGGCGCGGGTGCGCATTCTTCTCCGGCGTCCGTCACGAGGGTTGGAAAAAAATAGCCGAACTGTTTTCAGGCGTTTCCCGTGCGAACACGGGAGCGGGCGGCTGTCTTCGGGGAGGTTCTGGGCCGGAGGTCCAAAGCCTTGCGGCCGCGTCCATTCGATCCCGCCCGACTGCAACCCACCCTGATCGACCTCGCCCTGCAAGACCGGCTCGAACGAGCCGCTTCTTCTGATCCCTTCAGCGTCCTGCTGGAACTCCGGCACGGCGCAAGGGCGGAGGACCTCCTGAAACTCGTTCCTGCGGCGCTGCCGATCGGCGCGGCCGAACGGGGGCTCTTCCGGGCGCGGCTGACAAAGGCGGAGATTCTCGCTCTGGCGGAAAAGGGCGGCACGGCGCTGTACCGCATCTGGCTGAACCACGCGGTGCGGGCGCTGAGCGCGTTGCGGGCGATCCACGCCGATGCCGCGATGGCCGGCTTTCAGGCAACGGGGCGGGGCATTGTGTGGGCGGTGGCGGATTCGGGAATTGCGCCGCACATGCACTTTGAGAGGCACGGGAATCTGCTTCTGCCTGATGGAATCGGGCATCGGGATTTTACCGGCGGAGAGTCGCCGCTGACCGATGAATTCGGCCACGGAACGCACGTGGCTGGAATCCTGGCGGGCGAGGCGCCGGAGGGAGCGGAGCTCCCTGCCTCAAACGCCGGCGGGCCGGTGCGCGGGGTTGCCCCGGAAACGAAGCTGGTTTCGCTGAAAGTGCTGGGACCGGACGGGTGCGGCGAAGTGTCCGACATTCTGGCGGCTCTCGATTACGTGCAGCAGCTGAACGGATACGGGCGGCGGCTGGTGGTCCACGGGGTGAATTTATCGCTGGGCTATGAGTTCGACCCGGAGTGGTTCGCGTGCGGAGCATCGCCGCTGTGCCAGGAAATCGACCGGCTGGTTCATTCGGGGGTCTGCGTCGTGGTGGCTGCCGGAAATTCCGGGTATGGGTGGCAGAATTCCCAGCACACGGGCATGACGCCGACGTGTCTGGATCTGACGATCAACGATCCGGGCAACGCGGAACTGGCGATCACGGTGGGCTCGACGCACCGGGAGCGGCCGCACACATACGGGGTTTCGTATTTCTCGTCGAAAGGGCCGACCGGCGATGGGCGGATGAAGCCGGATCTGGTGGCGCCGGGGGAACGGATCGTGAGCTGCGCCGCGCCCGGCAAGGCGCCGGCGGGCGCGGACTGGCGGGTGGCGTATGTCGAGGACTCCGGAACGTCGATGGCAGCGCCGCATGTCTCGGGGGCGGTGGCGGCGTTTCTGTCGGTGCGGCCGGAGTTCATCGGGCGGCCGCTGGACGTGAAAGAGATTTTCCTGCAGACGGCGACCGATCTGCGCCGCGCGCCGCATTTTCAGGGCCGCGGAATGGTGAACCTGTTTCGCGCGCTTCAGGCGCGCTGAGAGCCGAGATGGACAGGCTGATTGGGGAGTGAAACGATGCCATTATTCCGGATTGATTTTGACGCGTCGGGGCGGTTTCTGAACGCCGCACAACGGGACGCGTTTTTCGATTTTGTCCAGCGCGAGCGGCCGCCGGCGGTGCTGATGGCGGCGCACGGATGGCTGAACGACACGGAAGCCAGCGGCCGGCTGTTCGCGTGGTTCGCGGAAGCGCTGAGGCCCCTGCCCGTGTGCGGCGTGGCTTGGCCGTCGCACCCGTTGAAGCGCAACGCAGCCGGCGTGGTCAGGGCGGGCGTCGAGGCGACTTCGTACTACCTGATGAAAGAGCGCGCGGCGGAAGTGGGCGCGGGCGGGCTGGCGCCGCTGGTGCGCTCGTTGAGGCAGCTTGCGCCTGAGACTGCGGTGCATTTCGCCGGGCATTCTTTCGGAGCGCGGCTGGCGACAGCGGCGGCGATGGCGCTGGGGCGGCCGGACGGAGCGCCGCAGGTGGATTCGATGATGCTGATCCAGGGGGCGTTCTCGCAGTTCGCGTTCAGCCCCCAGGGGCTGTACCGGCCTGTCGTCGCGGAGCGGATGGTGCGCGGGCCGATCGCGGTCACGCACTCGGTGCACGACAAAGCCGTCGGGATGGCGTATCCAGTGGCGTCGATGCTGAAGCGGCAGAACGCTTCGGGGCTTGGAGGACCGAACGACCCCTACGGAGGACTGGGCGCGAACGGGGCGCGCGGGCTGACGGCGGAGGAGTGCATCCACCTGAACCTGGGCGATGTGGTCTCGCTGGAAAAGTTCCTCGAGTATCCGGTGATCAACCTGAATGCGGACCGCGTGATTCTGGGCCACTCGGACATCTTCAAGCCGCAGGTGGCGGATACGCTGCGGGTGCTGACTGCCTTGCCCGTCCGCGCCCGTTGAGGATCCACGCGCCCGCGCGCCGGAGCCATGGCTCAGAATGAGAGGCGGGAATCATGGCTGACAGGCGGGCGCCCGGCTGCATGTGGCTGTTGCTGTTGCCGGCAGCAGTCCTGATTTTCGTCGCGGTGGGGGTCTGGATTTCCAGCGTGCCGGTTCATCCGGACCGCACCGGGATTCCACTCGCGATCTCGGTTGCGCCCCCTCCGGGCTGGGCGGCAGCCGCGGAGCGGGCGCGCCGCGCAGCGCTCGCACATCTGGCTGATGAGAATCTGCCGGGGCTCTCCGTGGCCGTCGGGGTGGGCGACCGGGTTGTGTGGGCGGAGGGGCTCGGCTATGCCGACACGCGGACGCGGACACGAGTGACGCCGGACATCCGGTTCCGCATCGGGACGGCATCCATCGCATTGACGTCGGCGGCCGCGGGTTTGCTGATGCAGGAAGGACGACTCCATCCTGACAGCGAAGCCCATGTGCTGGTTCCCGGATTCCCGGCCAGAACGCCGCCGGTGACACTGCGGGATCTGATGGCGCACACGGCGGGGCTGGAGCATGGGGCAGGGGACGAGGGGCCGCTCTATACGCAGCACTGCGAGGCTGCGGCGGAGGCGTTGCCGCATTTCATCCGCTGGCCGGTGCTGTCGGAGCCGGGCACGGAATTCCACTTTTCGGCGTTTGGCTGGATCGCGGTGAGCGCCGCGGTGGAGGCGGCGGCGCGGCGGCCGCTGCTTGAATTCATGCAGGAGCGCGTGTTCGAGCCGCTCGGGATGGCGCAAACGGGCGCCGATGCCGGGCCTGTGGAGGCCGATGAAGATTTCCCGCTGGCCAATCTCTTTCGCGAGCTGATCTACGATCCGCGGACGAAAGGCGGCGCCGGGCCAAAGGGCGTGAAGTTGGCGCCGCCGCGGCAGGCGACCGCGTACTTTCCGCGGTTCATCGAAAATCCGCGGCATGGAATGCACGTGATGCGGCCGCTGGATTTGTCGTGCTACTCAGGGGCGGGCATGTTCGTGTCAACACCAGCGGACCTGGTGCGGTTCCTGCTTGGGCTGCACAGCGGCAGGCTGCTGAAGCCGGCCATCGTGGAGATGTTGGAGACGCCGCAGCGGCTCGCTTCCGGGCAGGAGACGGGGTACGGGCTCGGATGGGAAGCGGGTGAACTGCTCGTGGACGGCAAACCCGTGCGCAGCGCCGGGTACAGCGGTGTGATTCTGGGCGGGGACACCGCGGATCTGCGGATGTATCCGGAGCGTGGGTTGGCGGTGGCCGTGCTCTCCAATATTTCGCATGCAAAGACGCGCCGGCTGGGGGAACGGATTGCGGCGGAGTTCCTGAAGGAGTCCCCGGGTGGGCAGGGCAGGTGAGCACTGCCACCGCGCTGCTCTCAATCCGGTTTTGGAGCGGGCCTGAGCGGACGTAAGGCCAAGAGTTGCACGATACCGTACCGGCCCTCGGCTGCGCGGAGGCGCGCGGTGGAATCGCCGCGGGCGCGGCCAGTGACGGAGACGCGGATGCGCTCGGGCGGGCGGTAGCTGGCACGGCCCGTTTCCAGCCTTCCATAGGGGCTTCCGAGCGTGGAGGGATCCGGGGGAGCCGGCAGCAGAGCAAGGACGATACTCGGGGCGGTTACGCCCCTCATGCTATCCCAAGGCAGAGGCGCAGCAGTCCGTCAGGGACCGGGCGAATTCGGCGAAGCGCCAGGCGTCGTCG
This DNA window, taken from Bryobacteraceae bacterium, encodes the following:
- the nadC gene encoding nicotinate-nucleotide diphosphorylase (carboxylating), with translation MNWRHPDALDLIRRALAEDIGTGDVTTELTVPASRRASGAFYAREPLTVAGIELIQTVYDLAGGDVTVEVLAPSGATVERGACLARAAGSARRLLTCERTALNLLQRLSGVATMARRFTSAIEGTQCRILDTRKTTPGMRVLEKLASSCGGVVNHRMGLYDAVLIKNNHITAAGGVRAALEAVRGAPLPVEIEVRTLEELDEALACGAQRLLLDNLTPQQAREWIARINGRATVELSGGITLDNVRDFALAGAQFISSGAITHSARAVDIHFRLDLDAAH
- the valS gene encoding valine--tRNA ligase, whose translation is MTLEKVYEPQRFEPRWAEAWIAGGYFTPPQTKQDGKEVFSLVIPPPNVTGSLHIGHMLEHTEIDATIRWHRMRGDQTLWLPGQDHAGIATQMVVERALWENEKVTRHDLGRDEFVRRVWQWKEQYGGTIIRQMKRIGASCDWTRNRFTLDPGLSRAVRETFVRLYEKGLIYRGEYMVNWCPRCHTALSDLEVVHEETAGNLWHIRYPVKDMPGRFVTVATTRPETMLGDTAVCVNPDDERYRDLHGRTVVLPLMNREIPVITDPLADPKFGTGVVKVTPAHDPNDFEAGRRHNLPHVVVIGLDARMTEAAGPYAELDRFEARKRVLADLEAQGLLEKTEAYTLSAGRCQRCKTIVEPLVSTQWFCRMKPLAEPAIRAVEDGRIRIVPENYAKTYFEWMYNIRDWCVSRQLWWGHRIPAWHCAACGQTTVSREDPAACAHCGSADITQDPDVLDTWFSSGLWPFSTLGWPDQTEDLKTYYPTTLLITGFDILFFWVARMIMLGIECTGDIPFRTVYIHGLVRDAHRQKMSKTRGNTIDPLEVIEQYGTDAVRFALLRGAAPGMDIALSEERMASSRAFANKIWNAARFLFMQMEKVGLEQLALDAPPLHVSRPRAIAGAVPLEDRWIRHKLDEAAARMEQAQLHYRYHEAADIVWTFLWDDFCDWYVEIKKLRVQQGVEPRAHVETMAETFELALRLLHPLMPFISEELWQRLVRKGAQTPESICIAPYPHAGDAADEDAARQFALLQSVITAARALRADNKVDPGARVEGWIETLSPEAEAVASAALDLVNALAGGAFELNPAARPAGVRRAAAEFAVGLKLSGAQIDSIRQRVEKRMAELEKVIASSRRQLGSESFVAKAPAHVVDGIREKLAAYEKELAEQQAVLAELGA
- a CDS encoding peptidase M24 — translated: MNFQSNRGPFPYTMGMRLEAMQAALRGQGLDGWLFFDHHRRDGLAYRILGFEPPRTPTRRWYYYVPAAGEPVKLAHRIEAGMLDALPGGKRLYAGWQEQEQRLKEILAGARSVAMQYSPKCAVPYVAMVDAGTVELVRSLGVEVVSSAALVQEFEALWTPEQYASHRRAQAKVDAIRAAAFRLAEERLASGARVTEFEIKQFILNAFETEGLLTDHGPIVAVNAHASDPHYEPQASGSAEIRRGDLLLIDLWAKLREPAAVYYDITWTAFCGAAPPERMLEVFAAVAGARDAAVDRVMRAAESGEPLCGYQVDDAARGYLRERGLAEFFIHRTGHSIGEDVHGTGANMDNFETHDERPVVPGLCFSVEPGVYLPEFGIRSEVNVYRSEAGAEVTGEIQRELLRLAV
- a CDS encoding peptidase S8, with product MRPRPFDPARLQPTLIDLALQDRLERAASSDPFSVLLELRHGARAEDLLKLVPAALPIGAAERGLFRARLTKAEILALAEKGGTALYRIWLNHAVRALSALRAIHADAAMAGFQATGRGIVWAVADSGIAPHMHFERHGNLLLPDGIGHRDFTGGESPLTDEFGHGTHVAGILAGEAPEGAELPASNAGGPVRGVAPETKLVSLKVLGPDGCGEVSDILAALDYVQQLNGYGRRLVVHGVNLSLGYEFDPEWFACGASPLCQEIDRLVHSGVCVVVAAGNSGYGWQNSQHTGMTPTCLDLTINDPGNAELAITVGSTHRERPHTYGVSYFSSKGPTGDGRMKPDLVAPGERIVSCAAPGKAPAGADWRVAYVEDSGTSMAAPHVSGAVAAFLSVRPEFIGRPLDVKEIFLQTATDLRRAPHFQGRGMVNLFRALQAR